From Candidatus Saganbacteria bacterium, a single genomic window includes:
- a CDS encoding TPM domain-containing protein, with protein MGKVKNTSQKSKVRMAAKLLCFAGIIALTCASSSASDFKFPKPVGYVNDYADVIDASSEAMMRQVLIRLEKKTSAEVVVVTVKSTQPMDIDTYAVELFNKWGIGKKALDNGVLILMSKDDRRIKIETGKGIEDVLPDGYCGRLIDEEIIPSFKQEHYGEGLYKCTIAVARKIYKDYKPLPLKEKKKKSMMIFLGILVVLLVVSVIVASTKKMGDNTRNAVIGALIGGVIGLVIAGVGGFIFGVIMGLASGAGGFRGGYFGSGGFGTWGGGFGGGSFGGGGGSFGGFGGGGSGGGGAGRSW; from the coding sequence TTGGGTAAAGTCAAAAATACAAGTCAAAAATCAAAAGTAAGAATGGCCGCCAAATTGCTTTGTTTTGCGGGGATAATTGCTTTAACTTGTGCCAGTTCTTCTGCCTCAGACTTTAAATTCCCAAAACCGGTCGGCTACGTCAACGATTATGCGGATGTCATAGACGCGTCAAGCGAAGCAATGATGAGGCAGGTACTCATCAGGCTCGAAAAAAAGACGAGTGCCGAAGTGGTAGTGGTCACGGTAAAGTCAACTCAGCCGATGGATATAGATACTTACGCGGTAGAGCTTTTCAATAAATGGGGGATTGGCAAAAAAGCCCTCGACAACGGCGTGCTTATCCTTATGTCTAAGGATGACAGGCGCATCAAGATCGAGACAGGAAAAGGCATTGAGGATGTGCTTCCCGACGGCTATTGCGGAAGACTTATCGATGAAGAGATCATCCCTTCTTTTAAACAGGAGCATTACGGCGAAGGTCTCTATAAATGTACGATAGCGGTAGCAAGGAAAATTTATAAAGATTACAAACCCTTGCCTCTAAAAGAGAAAAAGAAGAAAAGCATGATGATATTTCTCGGCATACTTGTAGTGCTGCTCGTTGTCTCAGTCATAGTTGCCAGCACTAAAAAGATGGGAGACAATACCAGAAATGCCGTGATCGGGGCATTGATCGGAGGCGTCATCGGGCTCGTAATCGCCGGTGTCGGGGGTTTTATCTTTGGTGTTATAATGGGGCTGGCCTCGGGAGCAGGAGGTTTCAGGGGCGGATATTTTGGTTCCGGAGGGTTCGGTACCTGGGGCGGCGGATTTGGCGGAGGAAGTTTCGGAGGAGGCGGGGGGTCTTTCGGAGGGTTTGGAGGCGGAGGATCAGGAGGCGGAGGGGCAGGAAGATCATGGTAG
- a CDS encoding argininosuccinate synthase: MKKKVNKIVLAYSGGLDTSIMIKWLKDNYGCEVIAFAADVGQAEELKGLKEKALKTGASKIYIEDLKEEFAKDFLFPMLKSGAVYEADYLMGTSIARPLIAKKQVEIAIKEKADAVAHGATGKGNDQVRFELTFKALAPELKIIAPWREWDLKSRQDEIDYAKENNIPVTTTKAKPYSMDRNLWHISYEGGILEDPWKEPKDDMFILTVSPEKAPSKATYIEIGFEKGVPVSLNGKKITAVALIQSLNNIGGKNGIGRIDIVENRLVGIKSRGVYETPGGTILYAAHKALESITIDRETAHYKELISKKYAEIVYNGQWFSPLRKALDAFIDSTQKNVTGSVRIKLFKGNCTVAGRKAKKSLYSRSLATFEKDEVYNQKDAEGFINLFGLQMKGMGR; this comes from the coding sequence ATGAAGAAAAAAGTGAACAAGATAGTTCTGGCTTACAGCGGAGGCCTTGATACCTCGATAATGATCAAGTGGCTTAAAGATAATTACGGATGCGAGGTCATCGCTTTTGCGGCGGACGTGGGGCAGGCGGAAGAGCTGAAAGGTCTCAAGGAAAAAGCTCTGAAGACAGGCGCGTCGAAGATCTATATCGAGGACCTGAAGGAAGAGTTCGCGAAAGATTTTCTTTTTCCGATGCTGAAGTCCGGAGCGGTATATGAAGCCGATTATCTTATGGGCACTTCCATCGCGCGGCCGCTTATCGCGAAAAAACAAGTGGAGATAGCTATAAAAGAAAAAGCCGATGCAGTGGCCCACGGCGCCACGGGAAAAGGCAACGACCAGGTCAGGTTCGAGCTGACATTCAAAGCGCTTGCTCCGGAACTGAAAATAATCGCTCCGTGGAGAGAGTGGGATTTAAAGTCAAGGCAGGATGAGATCGATTATGCCAAGGAAAACAATATTCCTGTTACCACGACAAAAGCAAAACCGTATTCAATGGACAGGAACCTCTGGCACATCAGTTACGAGGGCGGCATCCTTGAAGACCCGTGGAAAGAACCGAAGGATGACATGTTCATCCTAACGGTATCACCTGAAAAAGCGCCAAGTAAAGCAACTTATATAGAAATAGGTTTTGAAAAAGGAGTACCGGTCAGCCTTAACGGAAAGAAAATAACTGCTGTCGCTCTGATACAAAGCTTGAACAACATCGGCGGCAAGAACGGAATAGGCAGGATCGACATAGTAGAGAACAGGCTTGTCGGGATAAAATCAAGGGGCGTTTACGAAACTCCGGGAGGAACTATTCTTTATGCGGCTCATAAGGCGCTTGAATCGATAACGATCGACCGTGAGACCGCGCATTACAAAGAACTGATATCCAAAAAATACGCGGAGATCGTTTATAACGGGCAGTGGTTCTCGCCGCTGCGAAAAGCTCTTGATGCTTTTATCGACAGCACGCAGAAAAATGTTACGGGTTCCGTACGAATAAAATTATTTAAAGGCAACTGTACTGTGGCCGGGAGAAAAGCAAAAAAGTCGCTTTACAGCCGCTCACTTGCTACTTTTGAAAAAGACGAAGTTTATAATCAGAAGGATGCGGAAGGATTCATCAACCTTTTCGGTCTTCAGATGAAAGGCATGGGGAGATAA
- a CDS encoding LemA family protein, translating into MSKGIMWLIGIAGILLVAVLWVITSYNGLVSKDVAVTTAWAQVETQYQRRLDLIPNLVETVKGYKIHEADVFKSIAQSRAKLAGARTVSEKVEATNGLEGALSRLLMIVENYPTLKADANFRQLMDSLEGTENRISYARGQYNEAVQVYNISTRRFPTNIIAGMFGFEKVKPMFEAQKGADQAPKVKF; encoded by the coding sequence ATGTCAAAAGGAATAATGTGGCTGATAGGGATAGCAGGAATACTTCTGGTAGCCGTATTATGGGTGATAACTTCTTATAACGGGCTGGTCTCGAAGGACGTGGCAGTGACAACTGCCTGGGCGCAGGTCGAAACGCAATACCAGAGAAGATTAGACCTCATACCTAACCTTGTTGAAACAGTAAAAGGATATAAAATACACGAAGCGGATGTCTTCAAAAGCATAGCGCAGTCGCGCGCGAAACTGGCCGGAGCGCGGACCGTGTCGGAAAAAGTAGAAGCGACTAACGGTCTTGAAGGCGCTTTATCAAGACTTTTGATGATCGTCGAGAATTATCCGACGCTGAAAGCGGACGCGAATTTCAGGCAGTTGATGGACAGTCTTGAAGGAACGGAGAACAGGATATCTTATGCAAGGGGCCAATACAATGAAGCTGTGCAGGTCTACAATATATCGACACGCAGGTTCCCGACAAATATTATCGCAGGCATGTTCGGTTTTGAAAAAGTAAAACCGATGTTCGAAGCCCAAAAAGGGGCAGATCAGGCACCCAAAGTGAAGTTCTAA
- the argF gene encoding ornithine carbamoyltransferase has translation MNNPDKARCKHLVSINDLSFQDIIDIYKLTGELKEYPNKKLLEERTIAMIFEKPSNRTRVSFEVGMYQLGGHAVSLSAGMVQVGKRESYADVARTLSRYVDLIALRTFEHKNVEELSRYASVPVINALSDAEHPCQALADIFTVMEKKGDVKGLKMVFIGDGNNVARSLALLCKKVDMDFILCCPKGYEMQGVDIEKDPVKAVKDADVIYTDVWASMGQEKETTKRTKDFAKYQVNKALLKNAKKDVLVMHCLPAHRGMEITDDVMDGSNSIVFDQAENRLHVQKAVLVKLIGENK, from the coding sequence ATGAACAATCCCGACAAGGCTCGGTGCAAGCATCTCGTTTCAATTAATGATTTATCTTTTCAAGATATTATTGATATATATAAATTGACCGGCGAGTTAAAAGAATATCCGAACAAGAAACTGCTCGAAGAGCGCACGATAGCAATGATCTTTGAGAAACCTTCGAACAGGACACGTGTATCGTTCGAGGTAGGCATGTACCAGCTCGGAGGCCACGCTGTCTCGCTTTCAGCCGGAATGGTACAGGTGGGCAAGAGAGAGTCCTATGCAGACGTGGCCCGCACGCTTTCAAGGTATGTTGACCTGATAGCTTTGAGGACGTTCGAACATAAGAATGTCGAAGAATTATCGCGATATGCTTCCGTTCCCGTAATAAACGCGCTTTCCGATGCCGAGCACCCGTGCCAGGCGCTGGCGGATATCTTTACTGTCATGGAAAAGAAAGGCGATGTCAAAGGACTGAAGATGGTCTTTATCGGTGACGGGAACAATGTTGCTAGATCACTTGCTTTACTTTGTAAAAAGGTCGATATGGATTTTATTTTATGCTGTCCAAAAGGTTATGAGATGCAGGGTGTGGATATCGAAAAAGACCCTGTCAAAGCGGTCAAAGATGCGGATGTCATTTATACCGATGTGTGGGCGTCTATGGGACAGGAAAAAGAAACAACAAAACGAACGAAAGATTTTGCCAAATATCAGGTCAATAAAGCTCTTTTAAAAAATGCCAAAAAGGATGTGCTTGTGATGCACTGCCTGCCCGCGCACAGGGGAATGGAGATAACTGATGATGTGATGGACGGAAGTAACTCCATAGTGTTCGACCAGGCCGAGAACAGGCTGCACGTGCAGAAAGCTGTATTAGTAAAACTGATTGGAGAAAATAAATGA
- the ndk gene encoding nucleoside-diphosphate kinase translates to MIEQSFVIVKPDGMERSLAGEIIKRISSAGLLVTEQKDIYVTKEQAERLYWEHRDKPFYNGLVDYIMSGKVTVMKVAGESAVSVMRGLMGNTDPEKAEKGTIRADFKPDKQDGKIIKNTIHGSDSAASAKRETGIFFG, encoded by the coding sequence ATGATAGAACAGAGCTTCGTCATCGTTAAACCGGACGGGATGGAAAGAAGTTTAGCGGGCGAGATAATAAAAAGAATAAGTTCAGCAGGGCTTTTGGTGACCGAACAAAAAGATATCTACGTCACAAAAGAACAGGCAGAACGCCTGTATTGGGAGCACAGAGACAAGCCTTTTTACAACGGTCTTGTCGACTATATCATGTCCGGCAAGGTAACGGTCATGAAAGTGGCGGGAGAGTCGGCGGTATCTGTCATGCGGGGTCTCATGGGAAATACAGACCCGGAAAAAGCGGAAAAAGGCACTATCAGGGCGGATTTTAAACCGGACAAGCAGGACGGGAAGATCATCAAGAACACAATTCACGGGTCGGATTCAGCAGCCAGCGCAAAAAGAGAGACAGGGATATTTTTTGGGTAA
- a CDS encoding leucyl aminopeptidase, with the protein MKINIENSDLLKQKCDVLVVNVFEGVEKPSGAAAAADKALGGRISELISSKEITGKTGTVTVIHTPAGFSARHVLIVGLGKKAGFGLDRIREAAASAVRTAKKIKAKKIVTVVHGSGEPGIVSFDACKALVEASLLSEYDFEGYKTDKKEDIFKIEEKVIVDNDKKKVKEFRKAAAISEIICEAVNDTRDLVNIPSNMLTPSVFAKKAQKIAAENGLECNILGKQEILKMGMGALWSVAKGSREEPKVVVLKYFGAGKNKPLSLALIGKGITFDSGGISLKPAKKMHEMKGDMAGAAAVLCSMEAASKLKIKKNILAVMPLTENMPGGIASKPGDVVKSLSGKTIEIINTDAEGRMILADAVTYAKKLGVTKILDVATLTGGCIVALGDAASGILGNDRTFIRDVITAGGASGEKLWQLPLYEEYEEYLKSDIADIKNASDLGKASTSSGATFIKKFVEDTPWVHIDIAGTADLDRKFRHFAKGPSGAGVLTILNYLLK; encoded by the coding sequence ATGAAAATTAATATAGAAAATTCGGATCTTTTAAAACAAAAGTGCGATGTCCTGGTCGTGAATGTTTTTGAGGGCGTCGAAAAACCGTCGGGCGCTGCCGCCGCGGCGGATAAAGCGCTCGGAGGCCGGATATCAGAATTGATCTCTTCAAAAGAGATCACGGGAAAAACGGGAACGGTGACCGTGATCCACACGCCGGCTGGTTTTTCCGCGCGGCACGTCCTTATCGTCGGCCTGGGAAAGAAGGCCGGGTTCGGCCTCGACAGGATAAGGGAAGCGGCAGCTTCCGCGGTAAGAACGGCAAAAAAGATAAAAGCAAAAAAGATCGTCACTGTGGTCCACGGCTCCGGAGAGCCCGGCATTGTTTCTTTTGACGCGTGCAAAGCCCTGGTGGAAGCGTCCCTTTTGTCGGAATACGATTTTGAGGGCTACAAGACCGATAAAAAAGAGGACATCTTCAAGATCGAGGAAAAGGTCATAGTCGACAACGATAAAAAGAAAGTAAAAGAGTTCCGGAAAGCGGCGGCTATCTCAGAGATAATATGCGAAGCTGTGAACGATACAAGGGACCTGGTGAACATCCCGTCAAACATGCTGACCCCGTCCGTGTTCGCGAAAAAGGCCCAGAAAATCGCCGCTGAAAACGGGCTTGAGTGTAATATACTCGGCAAGCAGGAGATCCTCAAGATGGGGATGGGCGCCCTGTGGTCGGTGGCAAAAGGAAGCCGCGAAGAGCCGAAAGTCGTTGTCCTGAAGTATTTTGGAGCGGGCAAAAATAAGCCGCTGTCTCTGGCACTTATCGGGAAAGGAATAACTTTTGATTCCGGCGGGATCTCTTTAAAACCGGCAAAAAAGATGCATGAGATGAAAGGCGATATGGCAGGCGCTGCGGCGGTGCTCTGCTCCATGGAAGCCGCGTCAAAACTCAAGATAAAAAAGAACATCCTTGCCGTAATGCCGCTTACCGAGAACATGCCTGGAGGCATAGCTTCAAAACCGGGGGATGTCGTCAAGTCACTGTCCGGAAAAACGATCGAGATAATAAACACTGATGCCGAAGGCAGGATGATCCTTGCTGATGCCGTCACCTATGCAAAAAAGCTTGGTGTCACGAAGATCCTGGATGTAGCTACCCTTACCGGCGGCTGCATAGTGGCGCTGGGAGACGCGGCGTCGGGCATACTCGGCAATGACCGGACTTTCATCAGGGACGTGATCACGGCGGGAGGGGCATCGGGCGAGAAGCTGTGGCAACTGCCTCTGTATGAAGAATACGAAGAATACCTGAAAAGTGATATTGCCGATATCAAAAATGCCTCAGACCTTGGCAAAGCAAGCACAAGCTCTGGGGCCACATTTATCAAGAAGTTTGTCGAGGACACCCCCTGGGTCCATATAGATATAGCTGGAACAGCGGATCTTGACAGGAAGTTCCGCCATTTTGCCAAAGGACCGTCAGGGGCAGGCGTGCTCACAATATTAAATTATTTGCTTAAATAA
- the argH gene encoding argininosuccinate lyase has protein sequence MKSAARSGRFSTEINMTLEDFNSSVHFDRRLYKQDIALNIAYAKALLGAKVLKQKETSQIISSLKKIEKEIESGKTLFKKEYEDIHLNIETILTQKIGEAGKKIHTGRSRNDQVSTDMRMYLKEETAFIMELIKNFQKTLLKIAEESLGAIMPGYTHLQRAQPILFSHYIMAYYEMLFRDRERLAECLKRMDVMPLGSAALAGTSYRIDRKKLAKDLKFKSISRNSIDAVSDRDFVIEFLACISILMVHLSRLSEEIVLWTSSEFKFMDLSDSYATGSSIMPQKKNPDVAELTRGKTGRVFGDLMAILTVMKGLPLAYNRDMQEDKERLFDGIDTVKAVLIIMEEMLKTTKINAAKMHEATEKGCLTATDLADYLVGKGLPFRKAHEVTGEIVRYCVDNRLDLYQMSKKDLKKFCDRIGEDIHDHLTIENSVNSRDIIGGTARRQVQFAIRAAKVEMRKK, from the coding sequence ATGAAAAGCGCGGCAAGGTCCGGACGGTTCTCGACCGAGATAAACATGACGCTTGAAGATTTCAACTCTTCGGTGCATTTTGACAGACGCCTCTATAAACAGGATATCGCTCTGAATATCGCTTATGCCAAAGCTCTGTTAGGCGCAAAAGTCCTGAAGCAAAAAGAGACATCCCAGATAATCTCCTCCCTGAAAAAGATAGAAAAGGAAATAGAGAGCGGCAAAACTTTGTTCAAAAAAGAATATGAGGACATCCACCTGAACATCGAGACCATTCTAACCCAGAAGATCGGCGAAGCGGGCAAAAAGATCCACACGGGCCGAAGCCGCAACGACCAGGTATCGACCGACATGAGGATGTATCTAAAAGAAGAAACGGCCTTTATTATGGAACTGATAAAAAATTTCCAGAAGACGCTTTTGAAGATAGCCGAGGAAAGCCTCGGGGCGATAATGCCGGGCTACACGCACCTGCAAAGGGCCCAGCCGATCCTTTTTTCGCATTACATCATGGCCTATTACGAAATGCTGTTCAGGGACCGGGAAAGACTGGCGGAGTGCCTTAAAAGGATGGATGTCATGCCGCTTGGTTCCGCCGCGCTGGCAGGTACAAGTTACAGGATAGACAGAAAAAAACTGGCCAAAGACCTCAAGTTCAAATCCATTTCCAGGAACAGCATAGACGCAGTCTCTGACAGGGACTTTGTCATCGAATTCCTCGCGTGCATCTCGATCCTGATGGTGCACCTCTCAAGGCTGTCGGAAGAAATAGTGCTCTGGACATCGAGCGAGTTCAAGTTCATGGACCTTTCCGATTCTTACGCGACGGGTTCAAGCATCATGCCGCAGAAAAAGAATCCGGACGTCGCGGAGCTGACAAGAGGGAAGACAGGACGCGTCTTCGGGGATCTCATGGCCATACTTACGGTCATGAAGGGCCTTCCGCTCGCCTACAACCGCGATATGCAGGAAGACAAGGAAAGGCTTTTTGACGGGATCGATACGGTAAAAGCGGTCCTGATAATAATGGAAGAGATGCTAAAGACCACAAAGATAAACGCGGCAAAGATGCATGAAGCCACGGAAAAAGGATGCCTCACGGCAACAGACCTTGCGGATTACCTGGTAGGGAAAGGCCTGCCTTTCAGGAAAGCTCATGAAGTGACAGGCGAGATAGTGCGCTACTGCGTGGACAACCGGCTTGACCTTTACCAGATGTCAAAAAAGGACCTTAAAAAGTTCTGCGACAGGATAGGCGAGGACATCCATGACCACCTGACCATCGAGAACAGCGTGAACAGCAGGGACATCATCGGAGGAACTGCGAGACGGCAGGTGCAGTTCGCGATAAGAGCGGCAAAAGTGGAGATGAGGAAGAAATAG